Proteins co-encoded in one Candidatus Thiodictyon syntrophicum genomic window:
- the djlA gene encoding co-chaperone DjlA, whose protein sequence is MGWWGKAVGGTLGLLVGGPLGAVVGAAMGHGVDRGAAHVADLFEPARAAERARLQGIFLETTFSVLGHLAKADGRVSETEIAFAESVMTRMGLDRSLRRTAMQFFYQGKAPGFNLAAALAAFRQASPGQAQLHQLFLEIQLAAAYRGGQPGPAQRLVLEQCRHGLQIPLASFRRLERLIEIQYQFLGGNAGWRTGGPGAGRPGPGAPSTRTALAGAYATLGITAQASDEEVKRAYRKLMNRHHPDKLTSRGAPAEAIKLASQQTHEIRRAYETITAARPPAAGPK, encoded by the coding sequence ATGGGCTGGTGGGGCAAGGCGGTCGGCGGGACCCTGGGTCTCTTGGTGGGCGGGCCCCTGGGGGCCGTGGTCGGGGCCGCGATGGGTCACGGGGTGGACCGGGGGGCGGCGCATGTGGCGGACCTCTTCGAGCCGGCGCGGGCGGCCGAGCGCGCGCGGCTGCAGGGGATCTTTCTGGAAACCACCTTCAGCGTGCTGGGGCATCTGGCCAAAGCCGACGGGCGGGTGAGCGAAACCGAGATCGCCTTTGCCGAGTCGGTCATGACCCGCATGGGGCTCGACCGCTCGCTGCGGCGCACCGCCATGCAGTTCTTCTACCAGGGCAAGGCGCCGGGCTTCAACCTGGCCGCCGCCCTGGCGGCGTTCCGGCAGGCGAGCCCGGGTCAGGCGCAGTTGCACCAACTGTTTCTGGAGATCCAACTGGCGGCGGCCTACCGGGGCGGTCAGCCCGGGCCCGCGCAGCGGCTGGTCCTGGAGCAGTGCCGCCACGGCCTCCAGATTCCCCTGGCGAGCTTTCGGCGCCTGGAGCGGCTGATCGAAATCCAGTACCAGTTCCTGGGCGGCAACGCCGGGTGGCGCACCGGGGGCCCAGGGGCCGGGCGCCCGGGGCCGGGAGCGCCGTCGACCCGGACCGCCCTGGCCGGGGCCTATGCGACTCTCGGCATCACGGCCCAGGCGAGTGACGAGGAGGTCAAACGCGCCTATCGCAAGCTGATGAACCGCCACCACCCGGACAAGCTCACCTCCCGCGGGGCGCCCGCGGAGGCGATCAAGCTGGCCTCCCAGCAGACCCACGAGATCCGCCGCGCCTACGAGACCATCACGGCGGCGCGTCCGCCGGCCGCAGGCCCCAAGTGA
- the rpe gene encoding ribulose-phosphate 3-epimerase — MALDLIAPSILSANFAKLGEEVDNVLAAGADIVHFDVMDNHYVPNLTIGPLICEALRKHGVTAPIDVHLMVKPVDRIIPDFAAAGATYITFHPEASEHIDRTLQLIHGEGCKAGLVFNPATPLSYLDYVLDKIDMILLMSVNPGFGGQSFIPSALDKLREVREIIDDSGLDIRLEVDGGVKTDNIAAIKAAGADTFVSGSGIFGQPRDGDPHRYDSVIRRMREAMAAVGR, encoded by the coding sequence ATGGCGCTTGACCTGATCGCACCGTCCATCCTCTCTGCCAACTTCGCCAAACTCGGGGAGGAGGTCGACAACGTGCTCGCCGCGGGGGCGGACATCGTCCACTTCGACGTGATGGACAACCACTATGTCCCCAACCTGACCATCGGTCCGCTGATCTGCGAGGCCCTGCGCAAGCATGGGGTCACCGCACCCATCGATGTGCACCTGATGGTCAAGCCGGTCGACCGTATCATTCCGGACTTCGCCGCCGCCGGGGCGACCTATATCACCTTCCACCCGGAGGCGAGCGAGCACATCGACCGCACCCTGCAGCTCATCCATGGCGAGGGGTGCAAGGCCGGCCTGGTGTTCAACCCGGCGACTCCCTTGTCCTATCTCGACTATGTGCTGGACAAGATCGACATGATCCTGCTGATGTCGGTCAATCCGGGCTTCGGCGGCCAGAGCTTCATCCCCTCGGCGCTCGACAAGCTGCGCGAGGTACGCGAGATCATCGACGACTCGGGGCTCGACATCCGGCTCGAGGTCGACGGCGGGGTCAAGACGGACAATATCGCCGCGATCAAAGCCGCGGGGGCGGACACCTTCGTCTCCGGCTCCGGGATCTTCGGCCAGCCCCGCGACGGCGACCCCCACCGCTACGACAGCGTCATCCGCCGGATGCGTGAGGCGATGGCGGCGGTGGGCCGCTGA
- a CDS encoding phosphoglycolate phosphatase, with translation MLCPKMILIDLDGTLIDSVPDLTYSVDAMLARLGRPPRGEAAVRNWVGNGVERLVQRALLGTLDGEAPAADFALALPIFMEIYAENTSGRSLAYPGVREGLDYLSGAGYPLGCVTNKAAQFTLPLLRDLGLLDYFGLVVSGDTLPEKKPHPAPLLHAAAHFGVAPADALMIGDSVSDVAAARAAGFRIICTSYGYNHGRDIRTANPDAVIDSFTQLRTLIAPAAE, from the coding sequence ATGCTGTGCCCCAAGATGATCCTGATCGACCTCGACGGGACCCTGATCGATAGCGTCCCGGACCTGACCTACAGCGTGGACGCCATGCTGGCGCGCCTCGGGCGCCCGCCCCGCGGTGAGGCGGCGGTGCGCAACTGGGTCGGCAACGGGGTGGAGCGCCTGGTGCAGCGCGCGCTGCTGGGAACCCTCGACGGCGAGGCCCCGGCGGCGGATTTTGCACTGGCCCTGCCGATCTTCATGGAGATCTATGCCGAGAACACCTCGGGCCGCTCGCTGGCCTATCCCGGGGTGCGCGAGGGTCTCGATTACCTGAGCGGCGCCGGCTACCCCTTGGGCTGCGTCACCAACAAGGCGGCCCAGTTCACCCTGCCGCTCCTGCGTGACCTTGGATTGCTGGACTATTTCGGCCTCGTGGTGAGTGGTGACACCCTGCCGGAGAAGAAGCCCCACCCCGCGCCGCTGCTGCACGCCGCGGCCCATTTCGGGGTGGCGCCGGCAGACGCCCTGATGATCGGCGACTCGGTGAGCGACGTCGCGGCGGCGCGGGCGGCGGGCTTTCGCATCATCTGCACCAGCTACGGCTACAACCACGGCCGGGACATCCGCACGGCCAACCCGGACGCCGTGATCGACAGCTTCACGCAGTTGCGCACCCTCATCGCCCCGGCGGCCGAGTAA
- the trpE gene encoding anthranilate synthase component I, giving the protein MTPETFAALTAQGHNRIPLVCEVLADLDTPLSVYLKLAEGPYSYLFESVQGGEKWGRYSIIGLPCRSVLKVTGNAIQVERDGQVIETAQSADPLAWISAFQARFQVAVHPGLPRFTGGLVGYFGYDSIRYIEPRLAHCPNPDQQGTPDILLMVSDEVVVFDNLSGRMYIILHLDPTAGDTLESGRARMADLIGRMQRGAPRRPAGAERRVHEGDFVSGFTQEGFESAVDRIKGYILEGDCMQVVLSQRLSIPFQARPLDLYRALRGLNPSPYMYFLDLGQFQIVGSSPEILTRLEDGVVTVRPIAGTRRRGATEAEDQALELELLADPKELAEHLMLIDLGRNDAGRVARTGSVRVTDRMIVERYSHVMHIVSNVVGELQEGLTAIDVLRATFPAGTVSGAPKIRAMEIIDELEPVKRGVYSGAVGYLGWNGNMDTAIAIRTAVIKDGSLHIQAGAGIVADSVPRMEWEETMNKGRAIFRAVALAEAGLDRGGVDC; this is encoded by the coding sequence ATGACACCCGAAACATTCGCCGCCCTGACCGCCCAGGGCCATAACCGTATCCCGCTGGTCTGCGAGGTCCTCGCGGACCTGGACACCCCCTTGAGCGTCTATCTCAAGCTCGCCGAGGGTCCCTATTCCTATCTCTTCGAGTCGGTCCAGGGCGGCGAAAAGTGGGGCCGCTACTCCATCATCGGGCTGCCCTGCCGCAGCGTGCTGAAGGTCACCGGGAACGCGATCCAGGTAGAACGCGACGGCCAGGTCATCGAGACGGCGCAGAGCGCCGATCCGCTCGCCTGGATCAGCGCCTTCCAGGCCCGCTTCCAGGTGGCCGTGCACCCCGGGCTGCCGCGCTTCACCGGCGGGCTGGTGGGCTATTTCGGCTATGACAGCATCCGTTACATCGAGCCACGACTCGCCCACTGTCCCAACCCGGACCAACAGGGTACCCCGGATATCCTCCTCATGGTCTCCGACGAGGTGGTCGTCTTCGACAATCTGAGCGGGCGGATGTACATCATCCTGCACTTAGACCCCACCGCCGGCGACACCCTGGAGTCCGGCCGGGCGCGGATGGCCGACCTGATCGGGCGGATGCAGCGCGGCGCCCCGCGGCGCCCCGCGGGGGCCGAGCGCCGGGTCCATGAGGGCGACTTCGTCTCCGGCTTCACCCAGGAGGGCTTCGAGTCGGCGGTGGACCGGATCAAGGGCTACATCCTGGAGGGGGACTGTATGCAGGTGGTCCTGTCGCAGCGCCTCTCCATCCCCTTCCAGGCGCGGCCGCTGGACCTCTATCGGGCGCTGCGCGGGCTCAATCCATCCCCTTACATGTATTTCCTGGATCTCGGCCAATTCCAGATCGTCGGCTCCTCCCCCGAGATCCTGACCCGCCTGGAGGACGGCGTGGTCACGGTGCGCCCCATCGCCGGCACGCGGCGCCGTGGCGCCACCGAAGCCGAGGACCAGGCGCTGGAGTTGGAGTTGCTGGCCGACCCCAAGGAACTGGCCGAGCACCTGATGCTGATCGATCTGGGCCGCAACGACGCCGGGCGCGTGGCCCGCACCGGCTCGGTGCGGGTCACCGACCGCATGATTGTGGAGCGCTATTCGCACGTCATGCACATTGTCTCCAACGTGGTCGGGGAGTTGCAGGAAGGGCTCACCGCCATCGACGTCCTGCGCGCCACCTTCCCCGCCGGCACCGTCTCCGGCGCCCCCAAGATCCGCGCCATGGAGATCATCGACGAACTGGAGCCAGTGAAGCGCGGGGTCTATTCGGGCGCGGTGGGTTATCTCGGCTGGAACGGCAACATGGACACGGCGATCGCGATTCGCACCGCCGTCATCAAGGACGGCAGCCTGCACATCCAGGCCGGGGCCGGGATCGTCGCCGACTCGGTGCCGCGCATGGAATGGGAGGAGACCATGAACAAGGGCCGCGCCATCTTCCGTGCCGTGGCCCTGGCCGAAGCGGGGCTCGACCGCGGCGGGGTGGATTGCTGA
- a CDS encoding PEP-CTERM sorting domain-containing protein encodes MMNVTSRLAGVLSLAAMGIGFPHQAAASIIYNLSADWSTTQNPNGAWSYRQGAAALTYPVSNWSSVADGWAASSAVYPPFWLKFNTTFVNAAAGDVAVHSSNFADPLGNLTWTSPVSGLIDIAGQAWDVQHYPNRDDSWSLFLNSTLIASRSSIYGILKNSDNANFANNLSAGQSLTGLAVSVNDVVTFQVQRDPKYESGHFTGVALTLTTYAAPEPGSLALMGLGLAGAMFSRRRISG; translated from the coding sequence ATGATGAATGTAACGAGTCGGCTGGCCGGGGTCCTCTCATTGGCGGCAATGGGTATAGGTTTCCCGCACCAGGCGGCGGCATCGATCATCTACAACCTCTCTGCCGATTGGAGCACCACCCAAAACCCCAACGGGGCCTGGTCCTACCGGCAAGGCGCCGCGGCGCTGACGTACCCCGTCAGTAATTGGAGCTCAGTCGCTGATGGCTGGGCGGCGTCGTCGGCGGTTTACCCGCCGTTTTGGCTTAAATTCAATACGACGTTTGTGAACGCCGCTGCCGGGGATGTCGCGGTCCACTCATCGAATTTCGCCGACCCGCTGGGCAACCTCACCTGGACCAGCCCCGTGAGCGGCCTGATCGACATCGCGGGGCAGGCCTGGGACGTGCAGCATTATCCCAACCGCGATGACTCCTGGTCGTTATTCCTGAACAGCACCCTGATCGCCTCTCGCAGCAGCATCTATGGCATCCTCAAGAACAGCGACAACGCCAATTTTGCCAACAACCTGAGCGCCGGCCAGTCGCTCACCGGACTGGCCGTGAGCGTCAACGACGTTGTTACCTTCCAGGTACAGAGAGACCCGAAGTATGAGTCGGGGCATTTCACCGGTGTGGCCCTGACCCTCACGACCTATGCGGCCCCGGAACCCGGCAGCCTTGCCCTGATGGGCCTGGGGCTCGCGGGCGCGATGTTCAGCAGGCGTCGCATCTCAGGCTGA
- a CDS encoding transglutaminase-like domain-containing protein, with protein sequence MMHIRVGYELVYDCPQPTPMILTLHVHYSRVSDLVVPDHLVTNPSVPFTAYRDGFGNWCSRIVAPRGQFRLSTDAVVNDTGAPDVIVPTAIQHAVQDLPEETLVFLLGSRYCETDRLSQIAWDLFGKGPTGWGRVQAICDFVHHHITFGYEHARATRTACEVFAERKGVCRDYAHLAVAFCRCMNIPARYCTGYLGDIGVPPAASPMDFSAWFDVFLGGQWHTFDARNNVPRIGRVLIARGRDAADVALSSTFGPNTLSGFRVWTDQVD encoded by the coding sequence ATGATGCATATCCGAGTCGGCTACGAACTGGTCTACGACTGTCCCCAACCGACGCCGATGATACTGACGCTGCACGTGCATTATTCGCGCGTCTCCGATCTCGTCGTCCCCGACCACCTGGTCACCAACCCCTCGGTCCCCTTCACGGCCTATCGTGACGGCTTCGGCAACTGGTGCAGCCGGATCGTGGCGCCCCGGGGCCAGTTCCGCCTCTCGACCGACGCGGTCGTGAACGACACGGGGGCGCCCGATGTCATAGTCCCTACGGCCATTCAGCACGCGGTGCAGGACCTGCCGGAGGAGACTCTGGTGTTCCTCTTGGGCAGCCGTTATTGCGAGACCGACCGGCTGTCCCAGATCGCCTGGGACCTGTTCGGCAAGGGGCCGACCGGTTGGGGGCGGGTCCAGGCGATCTGCGACTTCGTGCATCACCACATCACCTTCGGCTACGAGCACGCCCGTGCCACCCGCACCGCCTGTGAGGTCTTCGCCGAAAGGAAGGGCGTCTGCCGCGATTATGCCCACCTGGCCGTCGCCTTCTGCCGCTGTATGAATATCCCGGCGCGCTACTGCACCGGCTATCTGGGCGATATCGGCGTGCCGCCGGCCGCGAGCCCGATGGATTTCTCCGCCTGGTTCGATGTCTTTCTCGGCGGTCAATGGCATACCTTCGACGCCCGCAACAATGTCCCGCGCATCGGCCGGGTGCTGATCGCGCGCGGCCGGGATGCCGCCGATGTGGCACTGAGCAGCACCTTCGGACCCAATACGCTGAGCGGGTTCAGAGTTTGGACGGATCAGGTGGACTGA
- a CDS encoding YebC/PmpR family DNA-binding transcriptional regulator yields MAGHSKWANIKHRKTAQDKTRGKVWTKLIREVTVASRTGGGDPGCNPRLRLAIDKAFGANMPRDTVERAVKRGSGSTEGEDYEEIRYEGYGPGGVAVMVDCMTDNRNRTAGEVRHAFTKHGGNLGTDGSVGYLFTKQGVISFQPGTDEDRVMEAALDAGALDVIVNEDGSIDVITDPDEFTVVKDSLTVAGLDTDVGEVTFNCSTSAELDRDTAERLLKMVEVLEDCDDVQAVYHNADISDEIMAAIDG; encoded by the coding sequence ATGGCCGGGCACAGCAAATGGGCCAACATCAAGCACCGCAAGACCGCCCAGGACAAGACCCGCGGCAAGGTCTGGACCAAGCTGATCCGCGAGGTCACGGTGGCCTCGCGCACCGGCGGGGGAGACCCCGGCTGCAACCCGCGCCTGCGTCTCGCCATCGACAAGGCCTTCGGGGCCAACATGCCGCGCGACACCGTGGAGCGCGCGGTGAAGCGCGGCAGCGGCAGCACCGAGGGCGAGGACTACGAGGAAATCCGCTACGAAGGCTATGGCCCGGGCGGGGTGGCGGTGATGGTCGACTGCATGACCGACAACCGCAACCGCACCGCCGGTGAGGTGCGCCACGCCTTCACCAAGCACGGCGGCAACCTGGGCACGGACGGCTCGGTCGGCTATCTGTTCACCAAGCAGGGGGTCATCAGCTTCCAGCCCGGCACCGACGAGGATCGGGTGATGGAGGCCGCCCTGGACGCCGGCGCCCTGGACGTCATCGTTAACGAGGACGGCTCCATCGATGTCATCACCGACCCCGACGAATTCACCGTCGTGAAGGACTCACTCACGGTGGCCGGGCTCGACACTGACGTCGGCGAGGTGACCTTCAACTGCTCCACCAGCGCGGAACTGGACCGGGACACCGCCGAACGCCTGCTCAAGATGGTGGAGGTCCTGGAGGACTGCGACGACGTCCAGGCCGTTTATCACAACGCCGATATCTCCGACGAGATCATGGCGGCGATCGATGGCTGA
- the ruvC gene encoding crossover junction endodeoxyribonuclease RuvC has translation MVLRHRILGIDPGSRTTGFAVIDTDGHRSLRVVSGAIRVGDQPWPARLGLIFDRVAELVAEYRPHEMAVEQLIFARDPTAALKLGQARGAVLCAGLKGGVTVHEYSPKTVKLAVVGTGGAEKAQVQHMVRVLLALPDEPGEDEADALAIALCHAHSMGIPARKRAAASWRDWRP, from the coding sequence ATGGTTTTAAGGCATCGCATCCTCGGCATCGACCCCGGCTCCCGCACCACCGGCTTCGCCGTCATCGATACCGATGGGCACCGCAGCCTGCGGGTGGTGAGCGGCGCTATCCGCGTCGGCGATCAGCCCTGGCCGGCGCGCCTGGGGCTGATCTTCGACCGGGTGGCGGAACTGGTGGCCGAGTATCGACCCCACGAGATGGCCGTGGAGCAACTGATCTTCGCCCGCGACCCCACGGCGGCGCTCAAGCTCGGCCAGGCGCGCGGCGCCGTCCTGTGCGCCGGGCTCAAGGGCGGCGTGACGGTGCATGAATACAGCCCCAAGACCGTCAAGCTCGCCGTGGTCGGGACCGGCGGGGCGGAAAAGGCGCAGGTCCAGCACATGGTCCGCGTCCTGCTGGCGCTGCCCGATGAACCGGGCGAGGACGAAGCCGATGCCCTGGCCATTGCGCTGTGTCACGCCCATTCCATGGGCATCCCGGCACGCAAAAGGGCCGCCGCCTCCTGGCGGGACTGGCGGCCGTGA
- the ruvA gene encoding Holliday junction branch migration protein RuvA, producing the protein MIGRLRGQILRKQPPHLLLDVNGVGYELEAPMSTFYELPPVGDTVTLITHLTVREDAHNLYGFARERDRDLFRALLKVSGIGARIGLAILSGMDTARFIACVEQEDISALTRVPGIGTKTAQRLVVELRDRLDGIGAGFATATTLGTAGPGAVAGVPGSPPGALPDAVSALIALGYKPADANRMARAADDGAKTSEEIIRGALRAVNMP; encoded by the coding sequence GTGATCGGACGACTCCGGGGGCAGATCCTCCGCAAGCAGCCGCCCCACCTGCTGCTGGACGTGAACGGCGTCGGTTACGAGTTGGAGGCGCCCATGTCCACCTTCTACGAACTGCCCCCGGTGGGCGACACCGTCACCCTGATCACCCACCTGACGGTCCGCGAGGACGCCCACAACCTCTACGGCTTCGCCCGCGAGCGCGACCGCGACCTCTTCCGCGCCCTGCTGAAGGTCAGCGGGATCGGGGCGCGGATCGGACTCGCCATCCTCTCCGGCATGGACACCGCGCGCTTCATCGCCTGCGTGGAGCAGGAGGACATCAGCGCCCTGACGCGGGTCCCCGGCATCGGCACCAAGACCGCCCAGCGTCTGGTGGTGGAACTGCGTGACCGCCTGGACGGCATCGGCGCGGGCTTCGCCACCGCGACCACACTGGGCACCGCCGGCCCCGGCGCGGTCGCGGGCGTACCCGGCAGCCCCCCCGGCGCCCTGCCCGACGCCGTCAGCGCCCTGATCGCCCTGGGCTATAAACCGGCCGACGCGAACCGCATGGCCCGCGCCGCCGACGACGGCGCCAAGACCTCGGAGGAGATCATCCGCGGGGCACTGCGGGCCGTGAATATGCCCTAG
- a CDS encoding Uma2 family endonuclease — protein MSNLAEVPFITADDYLAGEARSPIKHEYVAGEVFAMAGASEEHVTIAGNVFALLRAHVRGGPCRVYIADMKLRVERARAFFYPDVFVTCEAADAAEPTVKARARVVVEVLSESTEAYDRGAKFASYRELPTLEEYVLIDSRSRCVEVFRRHPEGWMLHPVPDDGRLNLAPLEFDCTLDAIYEDVRFAPAAGAQG, from the coding sequence ATGTCCAATCTCGCCGAAGTCCCCTTCATCACGGCCGACGACTATCTCGCCGGCGAGGCGCGCTCGCCGATCAAACACGAATATGTCGCGGGCGAGGTCTTCGCCATGGCCGGGGCGAGCGAGGAGCACGTCACCATCGCGGGCAATGTCTTCGCGCTGCTGCGCGCCCATGTCCGCGGCGGTCCCTGTCGGGTCTACATCGCCGACATGAAACTGCGCGTCGAGCGGGCGCGGGCCTTTTTCTATCCGGACGTGTTCGTCACCTGCGAGGCGGCGGACGCGGCCGAGCCGACTGTCAAAGCGCGCGCCCGGGTCGTCGTCGAGGTCCTCTCCGAGTCCACCGAGGCTTATGACCGGGGCGCCAAGTTCGCCAGTTACCGGGAACTCCCGACGCTGGAGGAATATGTGCTGATAGATTCGCGAAGCCGCTGCGTCGAGGTCTTCCGGCGCCATCCGGAGGGTTGGATGCTGCACCCGGTACCCGACGACGGGCGGCTTAACCTCGCGCCCCTGGAGTTCGATTGCACTCTGGACGCGATCTATGAGGACGTGCGCTTCGCACCGGCGGCGGGGGCACAAGGCTGA